One Campylobacter lari DNA segment encodes these proteins:
- the fliS gene encoding flagellar export chaperone FliS, with product MVNSAVYNAYSQSQAGVESQEKLIEMLYGGILRFASRIKIAIQNENIEERVYYVKRASAIFVELINCLDYEKGGDVAHYLSGLYTRELQLLSLANIENNEARVDEVINVVKGLLEAWREVHQK from the coding sequence ATGGTAAATAGTGCAGTTTACAATGCATATTCACAAAGCCAAGCAGGTGTAGAATCTCAAGAAAAACTTATAGAGATGTTATACGGAGGGATTCTACGCTTTGCTAGTAGAATAAAAATAGCCATACAAAATGAAAATATTGAAGAAAGAGTGTATTATGTAAAAAGAGCCAGTGCTATTTTTGTTGAGCTTATTAACTGTCTTGATTATGAAAAAGGCGGGGATGTAGCACATTATCTAAGTGGTTTATATACTAGAGAATTACAACTTCTTTCTTTAGCAAACATAGAAAATAATGAGGCTAGAGTAGATGAAGTAATAAATGTAGTAAAAGGCTTATTAGAAGCTTGGAGGGAAGTACATCAAAAATGA
- the fliD gene encoding flagellar filament capping protein FliD: MAVGSLGSLGIGSGVLTSDTLNKLKEAEMNANLKFYNSQLETNGLRQKDLAELEAKLLAFQTAVNSLGDASQFNQKKVSPSVSGDSAAASLTVGSLSNLTNMKVIVDQLAQKDVYQSNGFRDKTSSVLQNLGLSGTKSFTITQDGKEYKIEIDQSTTVAQLAEKINSATGGKVEAKIVNTGDKENPYRLVVQSKDTGTQNNISFSGDEDLLKGMGWELDKNSISAGGLFGFRENGNSDKTQIGGKITGSTSDKLLASGEKTSLTFVVKNGDTYDRYTIDIDENTTYDSLAEQISKKTNGKVKLELTDTGATFKTTNGAELGIFDGGYAVDEDGNIDKANYTRDDKATKLLSEKFGINLDTSTPQGYNVSKDNKNHIQKGMDAIFSVDGVQMTRPTNTITDISPDTTLELKQKGEISFNVTQDTAAIAESLESLATAYNDLMLNLTAATKYDPDAGTKGNFVGVNAISNIKSQINNILLQTITVDGTITVGDSETSEGTKISSKVSLSLADYGLTISNGTMTFDSSKFNTKFSEDPEMAERFFVGSNGFEDINLSGEKVGGFASKNPNGIDFKDSEFKIIYNEETIDLTKTKNGDPFVLTGSTDEEMAQNLVDHINSFGLEGLEASFEIINQGSPDQKIQFKIKGTSGSDLEIQGKEDFLKQFGLSPKTMYSNWKEETGTFGVLKNTMREMMSSEGSFGGYKASLTKESKNLNETIENTKSSIDTKYDTMWSTWAAYDSIISKLNNQASVIANMINAANNQNS, encoded by the coding sequence ATGGCAGTAGGTAGTTTAGGTAGTTTAGGGATAGGTTCTGGTGTTTTAACAAGTGATACGCTTAATAAACTTAAAGAAGCGGAGATGAATGCGAATTTAAAATTTTATAATTCGCAACTTGAAACTAATGGATTAAGACAAAAAGATTTAGCAGAGCTTGAAGCTAAACTACTTGCATTTCAAACGGCTGTAAATAGTCTAGGAGATGCTTCGCAGTTTAATCAAAAGAAAGTATCTCCCAGTGTAAGCGGGGATAGTGCTGCTGCGAGTTTAACCGTAGGATCTTTATCTAATCTTACCAATATGAAAGTTATTGTGGATCAACTTGCTCAAAAAGATGTATATCAAAGTAATGGTTTCAGAGATAAAACTTCATCAGTACTTCAAAATTTAGGTCTAAGTGGCACTAAATCTTTTACAATCACACAAGATGGAAAAGAATATAAAATAGAAATTGATCAAAGCACTACAGTAGCTCAACTTGCTGAAAAAATCAACTCTGCTACAGGGGGTAAGGTAGAAGCTAAAATAGTTAATACTGGAGATAAAGAAAACCCATATCGTTTAGTAGTACAAAGTAAAGATACTGGAACGCAAAACAATATTTCTTTTTCAGGTGATGAAGATCTCTTAAAGGGTATGGGATGGGAGCTTGATAAAAATAGTATTAGCGCTGGTGGTTTGTTTGGTTTTAGAGAAAATGGAAATAGCGATAAAACTCAAATCGGTGGAAAAATTACTGGTAGTACCTCTGATAAATTATTAGCCTCTGGTGAAAAAACTTCTTTAACTTTTGTAGTTAAAAACGGCGATACTTATGATAGGTATACCATAGATATCGATGAAAATACCACATATGATAGCTTAGCTGAACAAATTAGTAAAAAGACTAATGGTAAGGTTAAATTAGAATTAACAGATACAGGAGCAACTTTCAAAACAACCAATGGGGCTGAGCTTGGAATTTTTGATGGAGGTTATGCTGTAGATGAAGATGGTAATATTGACAAGGCAAATTATACTAGAGATGACAAAGCTACAAAATTATTAAGTGAAAAATTTGGAATTAACTTAGATACTAGTACGCCACAAGGTTATAATGTTTCTAAAGATAATAAAAATCATATCCAAAAAGGCATGGATGCTATCTTTAGTGTAGATGGCGTTCAAATGACTAGACCAACTAACACTATCACAGATATAAGCCCAGATACTACTTTAGAGCTTAAACAAAAAGGTGAAATAAGCTTTAATGTAACTCAAGATACAGCTGCTATAGCTGAATCTTTAGAAAGTTTAGCAACTGCTTATAATGATTTGATGTTAAATCTTACAGCAGCTACAAAATATGATCCTGATGCGGGGACAAAAGGAAATTTTGTAGGTGTTAATGCAATCTCAAATATAAAATCTCAAATTAATAATATTTTACTTCAAACTATCACAGTTGATGGAACAATTACAGTTGGAGATAGCGAGACTTCGGAAGGGACAAAAATATCATCTAAAGTTAGTTTATCTTTGGCTGATTATGGGCTTACTATATCTAATGGAACCATGACTTTTGATTCTTCTAAATTTAATACCAAATTTAGTGAAGATCCAGAAATGGCCGAAAGATTTTTTGTAGGAAGTAATGGTTTTGAAGATATAAACTTAAGCGGAGAAAAGGTTGGAGGATTTGCAAGCAAAAACCCAAATGGTATTGATTTTAAAGACTCTGAATTTAAAATTATTTATAATGAAGAAACCATAGATTTAACCAAAACAAAAAATGGCGATCCTTTTGTGCTAACGGGAAGCACAGATGAAGAAATGGCTCAAAATTTAGTTGATCATATTAATAGCTTTGGTCTAGAAGGCTTAGAGGCCAGTTTTGAAATTATCAATCAAGGAAGTCCTGACCAAAAAATTCAATTTAAAATTAAAGGAACTTCAGGAAGTGATTTGGAAATTCAAGGCAAAGAAGACTTTTTAAAACAATTTGGATTAAGTCCTAAAACTATGTATTCAAATTGGAAAGAAGAAACCGGAACTTTTGGTGTGCTTAAAAACACCATGAGAGAGATGATGAGTTCAGAAGGTTCTTTTGGTGGGTATAAAGCTTCTTTAACAAAAGAATCAAAGAATTTGAATGAAACCATAGAAAATACAAAAAGCTCTATTGATACAAAATATGATACTATGTGGTCAACATGGGCAGCATATGATAGTATTATTTCTAAATTAAACAATCAGGCAAGCGTTATTGCTAATATGATTAATGCAGCAAATAATCAAAATTCTTAA
- a CDS encoding FlaG family protein, whose protein sequence is MDISNNIQRDANVAHFNTKSVEKAPQENKQQQVNLNDQDENLNEKLKNVTEKLNNQMETLGTNVRFAFNDKINEMYINVTEKDTGKLIRKIPSEEAMKLIEHFKGVIGTIFDKES, encoded by the coding sequence ATGGACATTAGCAATAATATTCAAAGAGATGCAAATGTAGCTCATTTTAACACAAAAAGCGTTGAAAAAGCACCTCAAGAGAATAAGCAACAACAAGTTAATTTAAATGATCAAGATGAGAATTTAAATGAAAAACTAAAAAACGTGACAGAAAAGCTTAATAATCAAATGGAAACACTAGGAACAAATGTACGTTTTGCATTTAACGACAAAATCAATGAAATGTATATAAACGTAACTGAAAAAGACACGGGAAAACTTATACGTAAAATTCCTAGTGAAGAAGCAATGAAATTAATAGAACATTTTAAAGGTGTTATTGGTACTATTTTTGATAAGGAGAGCTAA
- a CDS encoding menaquinone biosynthesis decarboxylase produces MQKFVELLEKNNLLKTIHEPVDIDLEMAHLAYIEVKKEDSKALLFTNAVKNGKKYDYPVLLNTFCNEKALKLAFEKDYEEVAKEINSLLKMHIPQSFGAKLNFFKTLLDLKNIPPKRIKKDGEFNHKSLNSLYDIPILKTWEKDAAPFITMGQVYTQSLDRKQNNLGMYRLQVVDEKTLLMHWQIHKDASHFFHEYKKANQKMPVSIAIGGDPLYIWCAQAPLPKGIFELLLYGFIKKKPAILAKCKSNHLYVPYDSDFVIEGFVDPNEFAPEGPFGDHTGFYTPVELCPILKVEKIFAKKNAIYQATVVGKPPLEDKYMGLGTERVFLPLLQTNAPDLIDYNMPENGVFHNLILAKIEVKYPAHAKQVMHTFWGVGQMSFVKHAIFVDENAPCLKNYDKLIPYILNRFDEEKLLISEGICDQLDHASNTYCYGGKAGLDACGDEKKVELEILSDEALLSLFKEKDQSILKLKQFYTQTFAPICVILIDKKEKITQVFERLQTCKKHFRILVFLDTDAILENPYMLVWRVVNNIDAKRDIFIKKDCVAIDATNKGSLEDYHKEWPLMTNCSKEVIDRLIAKNLLPNDEKLFKKFEIF; encoded by the coding sequence ATGCAAAAATTCGTAGAGCTTTTAGAAAAAAATAATTTATTAAAAACCATTCATGAGCCTGTTGATATTGATCTTGAAATGGCACATTTAGCTTATATAGAAGTTAAAAAAGAAGATTCAAAAGCCTTACTTTTTACTAATGCAGTAAAAAATGGTAAAAAATACGATTATCCTGTCCTTTTAAATACTTTTTGTAATGAAAAAGCTTTAAAATTAGCATTTGAAAAAGACTATGAGGAAGTAGCTAAAGAAATTAACTCTTTGCTTAAAATGCATATACCACAAAGCTTTGGTGCAAAATTAAATTTTTTCAAAACCTTACTTGATTTAAAAAATATTCCACCAAAACGCATTAAAAAAGATGGAGAATTTAACCACAAAAGTTTAAATTCTTTATATGATATACCTATTTTAAAAACTTGGGAAAAAGACGCTGCGCCTTTTATTACCATGGGGCAAGTTTACACTCAAAGCTTAGATAGAAAACAAAATAATCTTGGAATGTATCGTTTGCAAGTGGTTGATGAAAAAACATTGCTTATGCATTGGCAAATTCATAAAGATGCGAGCCATTTTTTCCATGAGTATAAAAAAGCAAATCAAAAAATGCCAGTAAGCATAGCCATAGGTGGAGATCCTTTATATATTTGGTGTGCTCAAGCACCTTTACCAAAAGGAATTTTTGAACTTTTACTTTATGGCTTTATCAAGAAAAAACCTGCCATTTTGGCAAAATGCAAAAGCAATCATCTTTATGTGCCTTATGATAGTGACTTTGTGATTGAGGGCTTTGTAGATCCAAATGAATTCGCACCTGAGGGACCTTTTGGAGATCATACGGGTTTTTACACTCCGGTTGAGCTTTGTCCTATTTTAAAAGTAGAAAAAATCTTTGCTAAAAAAAATGCGATTTATCAAGCTACTGTTGTGGGAAAACCACCTTTAGAAGATAAATACATGGGGCTTGGCACAGAAAGAGTTTTTTTACCTTTACTTCAGACAAATGCCCCAGATTTGATAGATTACAACATGCCTGAAAACGGAGTTTTTCATAATTTGATCTTGGCTAAAATAGAAGTAAAATACCCAGCTCATGCAAAACAAGTTATGCATACTTTTTGGGGAGTAGGGCAAATGAGTTTTGTAAAACATGCTATTTTTGTTGATGAAAATGCACCTTGTTTGAAAAATTATGACAAACTCATACCTTATATACTCAATCGCTTTGATGAAGAAAAATTACTTATTAGTGAAGGAATTTGTGATCAACTCGATCATGCCTCAAACACTTATTGTTATGGTGGTAAAGCGGGGCTTGATGCGTGTGGTGATGAGAAAAAAGTTGAACTTGAAATTCTAAGTGATGAGGCTTTACTCTCACTTTTTAAAGAAAAAGATCAAAGTATTTTAAAATTAAAGCAATTTTACACCCAAACCTTTGCTCCAATTTGTGTGATTTTGATTGATAAAAAAGAAAAAATAACTCAAGTTTTTGAAAGATTACAAACTTGTAAAAAGCATTTTAGAATCTTGGTTTTCTTAGATACAGATGCTATTTTAGAAAATCCTTATATGCTAGTTTGGCGTGTGGTAAATAATATCGATGCAAAAAGAGATATATTTATCAAAAAAGATTGCGTTGCGATTGATGCAACAAATAAAGGATCATTAGAAGATTATCATAAAGAATGGCCTTTAATGACAAATTGCTCCAAAGAAGTTATAGATAGACTTATTGCTAAAAATTTACTTCCAAATGATGAAAAATTATTCAAAAAGTTTGAAATTTTCTAA
- the hemC gene encoding hydroxymethylbilane synthase codes for MQLIIATRKSQLALWQSEHIKNKLSQTHSELEISLEGFKTKGDVLLDSPLAKIGGKGLFTKELEESMLRGDSHLAVHSLKDVPSFFPKGLVLAAISKREVVNDAFLSDYYESLNALPKGAKVGTTSLRRRMQLLALRPDLNIISLRGNINSRLEKLKAKEFDAIILALAGIKRLGLDKEIKYIRAFELDEMIPAASQGALGIESIDDKQILKYLECLNDENAFIETHVERDFIKTLEGGCQVPIGINAKIIDEKIEIRAIVGLPDASKILKEKRVIDKQDYTNAGELLAKEMIAKGAKEILKEAESMI; via the coding sequence ATGCAATTAATTATCGCAACAAGAAAAAGCCAACTTGCGTTATGGCAAAGTGAGCATATAAAAAATAAATTATCGCAAACACATTCTGAATTAGAAATTTCTTTAGAGGGTTTTAAAACAAAAGGTGATGTTTTACTTGATTCACCTTTGGCTAAAATAGGTGGAAAAGGACTTTTTACAAAAGAACTTGAAGAAAGTATGTTAAGAGGTGATTCGCATTTAGCCGTGCATAGCTTAAAAGATGTTCCTAGTTTTTTTCCAAAAGGTTTGGTTTTAGCTGCTATTTCAAAAAGAGAAGTTGTAAATGATGCTTTTTTAAGTGATTATTATGAGAGTTTAAATGCTCTCCCAAAAGGTGCAAAAGTAGGTACAACAAGTCTTAGAAGAAGAATGCAACTTTTAGCGTTAAGACCTGATTTAAACATCATTTCTCTAAGAGGTAATATTAACTCACGCTTAGAAAAACTTAAAGCCAAAGAATTTGACGCTATTATTTTAGCTTTAGCTGGTATTAAACGCTTAGGTTTGGATAAAGAAATAAAATACATTAGGGCTTTTGAGCTTGATGAGATGATACCCGCAGCCTCCCAAGGAGCCTTAGGTATAGAAAGCATTGATGATAAACAAATTTTAAAATACCTTGAATGTTTAAATGATGAAAATGCCTTTATAGAAACCCACGTAGAAAGAGATTTTATAAAAACTCTAGAAGGTGGCTGTCAAGTACCTATAGGAATTAACGCAAAAATCATTGATGAAAAAATAGAAATTCGCGCCATAGTAGGCTTACCTGATGCAAGTAAAATTCTCAAAGAAAAAAGAGTGATTGATAAGCAAGATTACACTAATGCAGGCGAACTTTTAGCTAAAGAAATGATAGCAAAAGGCGCAAAAGAAATTTTAAAAGAAGCAGAGAGTATGATATAA
- a CDS encoding FxsA family protein, producing MIARVNISAFLILELIASILFIAFFGFLNFFMIVFASMFLGAMFLAKTWTNLITMQNTNTNLFGMIKLFSLTIVGILLLIPGILSTFLGILLLFFMMALKLFTKQKRKYHHHTNNEEEIIDVEIIQEHKKCN from the coding sequence ATGATAGCAAGAGTAAATATAAGTGCATTTTTGATTTTAGAATTGATTGCTAGTATTTTATTTATAGCTTTTTTTGGTTTTTTAAATTTTTTTATGATAGTTTTTGCAAGTATGTTTTTAGGAGCAATGTTTTTAGCAAAGACTTGGACAAATCTCATTACTATGCAAAATACTAACACGAATTTATTTGGTATGATTAAATTATTTTCCTTAACTATAGTAGGAATTTTACTTTTAATACCAGGAATTTTAAGTACATTTTTAGGAATTTTGCTTTTATTTTTTATGATGGCACTAAAACTTTTTACAAAACAAAAAAGAAAATATCATCATCATACAAACAATGAAGAAGAAATCATAGATGTAGAAATCATACAGGAGCATAAAAAATGCAATTAA
- a CDS encoding proline--tRNA ligase, whose translation MMKFSKFYAISTKENPKDATLPSHIFLVKGAFVEQIGSGLYNFLPLGKRVLDKIKNIIKEEMDKAGALEVNLSFNTPAELWKESGRFNVFGKELLRFKDRKENDFVLGPTHEEAMVALVRNKINSYKQLPLHLYQIGLKFRDEARPRFGLLRCREFLMKDGYSFHANEADLDKEFNLMHETYSKILTRLGLEFRAVEADSGAIGGSGSKEFMVLAKNGEDDILLCEHCDYAANIEAAKRAKKSCEDERPEADFATQFHTPNVKTIEELAEFFKINPYYTIKAIAKKAIYENEEKIVVFFIRGDDELQEVKALNAANALELVDASEEELEKAGLVPGFIGFVGLNGVDFYIDHELENETNMIIGANKKDYHLVGINVVNLNKERFKDLAAVKEHDLCPKCQHKLKQSKGIEVGHIFKLGNKYSKAMNASYLDENGKAQFFTMGCYGMGVSRLVAVAIEASHDEKGCIWNKTLAPFVLDIIVSNIKDTKAMEFAEQIYTHFRDKEILFDDRNERFGVKINDFELMGFPYALVIGKGLENNEVELIHRNTLEKQVLKTQEVISHLEKIL comes from the coding sequence ATCATGAAATTTAGTAAATTTTATGCCATAAGTACAAAAGAAAATCCAAAAGACGCTACTTTACCAAGTCATATATTTTTAGTTAAAGGTGCCTTTGTAGAACAAATTGGAAGTGGTTTGTATAATTTTTTGCCTTTAGGAAAAAGAGTTTTAGATAAGATTAAAAATATCATCAAAGAAGAAATGGATAAAGCGGGAGCTTTAGAAGTAAATTTAAGTTTTAATACTCCAGCTGAACTTTGGAAAGAAAGTGGGAGATTTAACGTTTTTGGCAAAGAGCTTTTACGCTTTAAAGATAGAAAAGAAAATGATTTTGTCTTAGGGCCAACTCATGAAGAAGCTATGGTGGCTTTAGTAAGAAATAAAATAAATTCTTACAAACAACTTCCTTTACATTTATATCAAATAGGACTTAAATTTAGAGATGAAGCTAGACCTAGATTTGGACTTTTAAGATGTAGAGAATTTTTAATGAAAGATGGTTATAGTTTTCATGCTAATGAAGCTGATTTAGACAAAGAATTTAATCTTATGCATGAAACTTATAGTAAAATTCTTACAAGATTAGGACTTGAATTTAGAGCTGTTGAAGCTGATAGCGGGGCTATTGGTGGAAGCGGTTCAAAAGAATTTATGGTTTTGGCTAAAAATGGCGAGGATGATATATTATTATGTGAGCATTGTGATTATGCTGCAAATATTGAAGCAGCAAAAAGAGCTAAAAAAAGTTGCGAAGATGAAAGACCAGAAGCTGACTTTGCTACACAATTTCACACTCCAAATGTAAAAACTATAGAAGAATTAGCAGAATTTTTTAAAATTAATCCTTACTATACTATTAAAGCTATTGCTAAAAAAGCTATTTATGAAAATGAAGAAAAAATTGTAGTATTTTTTATACGCGGTGATGATGAATTACAAGAAGTTAAAGCACTAAATGCAGCAAATGCACTAGAATTAGTTGATGCAAGTGAAGAAGAATTAGAAAAAGCAGGTTTAGTGCCAGGATTTATCGGCTTTGTAGGATTAAATGGAGTTGATTTTTATATTGATCATGAGCTTGAAAATGAAACAAATATGATTATTGGAGCAAATAAAAAAGATTATCATTTAGTCGGAATCAATGTTGTAAATTTAAACAAAGAACGCTTTAAAGATCTTGCGGCGGTTAAAGAGCATGATCTTTGTCCAAAATGCCAGCACAAGCTTAAGCAAAGCAAGGGTATTGAAGTAGGACATATTTTTAAACTTGGAAATAAATACTCAAAAGCAATGAATGCAAGCTATTTAGATGAAAATGGTAAAGCTCAATTTTTCACTATGGGTTGTTATGGTATGGGTGTTAGTCGTTTGGTTGCGGTTGCCATAGAAGCAAGCCATGATGAAAAAGGCTGTATTTGGAATAAAACTTTAGCTCCTTTTGTTTTAGATATCATCGTTTCTAATATAAAAGATACAAAAGCTATGGAATTTGCTGAGCAAATTTACACTCATTTTAGAGATAAAGAAATTTTATTTGATGATAGAAATGAGCGTTTTGGTGTAAAGATTAACGATTTTGAATTAATGGGCTTTCCTTATGCTTTAGTTATAGGCAAAGGCTTAGAAAATAATGAAGTAGAGTTAATCCATAGAAATACCTTAGAAAAACAAGTTTTAAAAACCCAAGAAGTAATTTCACACTTAGAGAAAATTCTATGA
- the hemA gene encoding glutamyl-tRNA reductase — translation MHYYCISFTHKNTDIATREKLSFSNEDKKRELLKLIHANNKILESLVLSTCNRVEIFLFVGDIESINEHILRTLSLLCGVDKENLSTKADFYEDSGAIHHLFSVASSLDSLVIGETQIAGQLKDAYKFALQEQRCGVHLTRAVHYAFKCAANVRNQTEISKNPISVASVAVAKAKELLNLENKTAVVVGAGEMSELACKHLLNAKAKVLILNRDIQNAQKLCEDLGENASCESIANLKEALNQYEIFFSATNAPHAIITNDLLEEKDYKRYFFDIAVPRDIDVKANEKNIVYAVDDLEEVVRKNLTLREHQAQIAYSIVGTMTNEFFQHLSKLATLPLVKQLRLQADKIAKEQLQKAIDKGYLKHSNHEEARKLIRQVMNAFLHHPSVNLKKLSGTMQNDSVVNAMRYVFDLKNENMEGLNLYKCEFNLENNHEI, via the coding sequence ATGCATTATTATTGTATCAGTTTTACACATAAAAATACAGATATTGCTACTAGAGAAAAACTTTCCTTTTCTAATGAAGATAAAAAAAGAGAGTTGTTAAAGCTAATTCATGCTAATAATAAAATTTTAGAAAGCTTAGTGCTTAGTACTTGTAATAGGGTTGAAATTTTTCTTTTTGTTGGGGATATTGAAAGCATTAATGAGCATATTTTAAGAACGCTTAGTTTGCTTTGTGGAGTTGATAAAGAAAATTTAAGCACTAAGGCTGATTTTTACGAAGATAGTGGGGCTATCCATCATTTATTTTCTGTGGCAAGCTCACTTGATAGCTTGGTTATTGGTGAAACACAAATTGCTGGACAATTAAAAGATGCTTATAAATTTGCTCTGCAAGAGCAAAGATGTGGTGTGCATTTAACTAGAGCAGTGCATTATGCTTTTAAATGTGCGGCAAATGTTAGAAATCAAACCGAAATTTCTAAAAATCCTATTTCAGTTGCTTCAGTAGCAGTAGCAAAAGCCAAAGAACTCCTAAATTTAGAAAATAAAACTGCAGTTGTAGTAGGTGCAGGGGAAATGAGCGAACTAGCCTGTAAGCATTTATTAAATGCTAAGGCCAAAGTATTGATATTAAATAGAGATATACAAAATGCCCAAAAGCTTTGTGAGGATTTGGGTGAAAATGCAAGTTGTGAAAGTATTGCAAATTTAAAAGAAGCGCTAAATCAATATGAGATATTTTTTAGCGCCACAAATGCTCCGCATGCTATTATAACTAATGATTTATTAGAAGAAAAAGATTATAAAAGATATTTTTTTGATATAGCGGTGCCTAGGGATATTGATGTAAAAGCAAATGAAAAAAATATAGTCTATGCTGTTGATGATTTAGAAGAAGTTGTAAGAAAAAATTTAACTCTAAGAGAACACCAAGCCCAAATTGCTTATTCTATAGTAGGAACTATGACAAATGAATTTTTTCAACATCTAAGCAAACTAGCAACCCTGCCTTTAGTGAAACAACTACGTTTACAAGCTGATAAAATTGCCAAAGAACAATTACAAAAGGCTATAGATAAAGGATATTTAAAACACTCAAACCATGAAGAAGCAAGAAAGCTTATAAGACAAGTAATGAATGCCTTTTTACATCATCCTAGTGTAAATTTAAAAAAGCTAAGTGGAACTATGCAAAATGATTCAGTAGTTAATGCTATGCGTTATGTGTTTGATTTAAAAAATGAAAATATGGAAGGTTTAAACCTTTATAAATGTGAATTTAATTTGGAGAATAATCATGAAATTTAG
- a CDS encoding polyprenyl synthetase family protein translates to MQKIDQYMHEFLSELNYKPILTMSSKLQGGKKLRSKLLLKIAGESDISYKICAIIELIHAASLLHDDVIDEAKLRRGVKSINAQFGAKNAIMLGDILYSKAFYELSLIDLKLAKIISNAVVMLSVGELMDVNLSETFNTDKNAYLQMIYNKTAILIEASARCGAILANLNEDDFAEYGKNLGLAFQIVDDILDIKGDEQTLGKPAMNDFKEGKTTLAYMYLYEKLNPQDQEILKSYYKKDLSVDELAWIKNKMQGYEIFNQVGQELNTYANNALKAIAKYNIKDLEDIIKSMIEREF, encoded by the coding sequence GTGCAAAAGATCGATCAATATATGCATGAATTTTTATCTGAATTAAACTACAAGCCTATTTTAACCATGAGTTCAAAACTTCAAGGTGGTAAAAAATTACGCTCAAAACTACTTTTAAAAATAGCTGGGGAAAGTGATATTAGCTATAAAATCTGTGCTATTATAGAGTTAATTCATGCTGCAAGCTTATTGCATGATGATGTGATTGATGAGGCAAAATTAAGAAGAGGAGTAAAGTCTATCAATGCACAATTTGGAGCTAAAAACGCTATCATGCTCGGAGATATCTTATACTCAAAAGCCTTTTATGAGCTTTCTTTAATAGATTTAAAATTAGCAAAAATCATTTCTAATGCTGTTGTTATGCTTTCTGTTGGTGAATTAATGGATGTAAATTTAAGCGAAACTTTCAATACCGATAAAAACGCTTATTTGCAAATGATATACAATAAAACAGCCATTTTAATCGAAGCTAGTGCAAGGTGTGGGGCTATACTTGCTAATTTAAATGAAGATGATTTCGCAGAATATGGTAAAAATTTGGGTTTAGCTTTTCAAATTGTAGATGATATTTTAGATATTAAAGGTGATGAGCAAACCTTGGGAAAACCTGCTATGAATGATTTTAAAGAAGGTAAAACCACTCTTGCTTATATGTATTTGTATGAAAAATTAAATCCACAAGATCAAGAAATACTTAAGTCTTATTACAAGAAAGATTTAAGTGTGGATGAGCTTGCTTGGATTAAAAATAAAATGCAAGGATATGAAATTTTTAATCAAGTTGGTCAAGAACTAAACACTTATGCAAATAATGCTTTAAAAGCTATAGCAAAATACAATATAAAAGATTTAGAAGATATTATTAAAAGTATGATAGAAAGGGAATTTTAA
- a CDS encoding exporting protein: MILRLFLSLFLILNFLKAEVFFDYTYKFTLSKDEKASVKIKEIDYPDEIYYFDFSWTLFDQTNIIVHSRYKKYPRQFVMSLRRNLNWVDQTLVPDYKNPHIDRARLILEFSDFKKGEAIFTVYIEDKDKRLEVEFLDPRKASLNQN, translated from the coding sequence TTGATTTTGCGTTTATTTTTATCTTTATTTTTGATACTTAATTTTTTAAAGGCTGAAGTATTTTTTGATTATACTTATAAATTTACCTTAAGTAAAGATGAAAAAGCAAGTGTAAAAATAAAAGAAATTGACTATCCTGATGAGATTTATTATTTTGACTTTTCATGGACTTTATTTGATCAAACTAATATCATTGTTCATTCAAGATATAAAAAATACCCTAGACAATTTGTGATGTCTTTAAGAAGAAATTTAAACTGGGTAGATCAAACCTTAGTACCTGATTATAAAAATCCTCATATAGATAGAGCAAGATTGATACTTGAATTTAGTGATTTTAAAAAAGGTGAAGCTATTTTTACTGTGTATATAGAAGATAAAGATAAAAGATTAGAAGTAGAATTTTTAGACCCTAGAAAAGCCTCTCTTAATCAAAACTAA
- a CDS encoding DUF2018 family protein → MDIFDEMFAKSPKEKFIETIKYANLGALENVLEKLLADHIAMIELLEKNNLNESDVAQFQMENSLLIDERKNDFYIGLSAEILGHEG, encoded by the coding sequence ATGGATATTTTTGATGAAATGTTTGCAAAAAGCCCTAAAGAAAAATTTATCGAAACAATAAAATATGCAAATTTAGGTGCATTAGAAAATGTTTTAGAAAAATTATTAGCCGATCATATCGCTATGATAGAGCTTTTAGAAAAAAATAATTTAAATGAAAGCGATGTGGCGCAATTTCAAATGGAAAATTCACTCTTAATAGATGAGAGAAAAAACGATTTTTACATAGGATTAAGCGCTGAAATTTTAGGGCATGAGGGTTGA